The sequence GTCTCGGAACTCTTCGCGACCGCGGTGCTCCTCGAATTCCCGCCCGGCTCCACGGAGGTGCGGATCGTCTCCTGCGGGCACCCGCCGCCGCTCCTCCTCCACACCGGGGGCGCCCGCGAACTGCCCGTCATCGCCGGTCCCCCGCTCGGCCTCGGCGTCCCCTCCGAGGGCTACCGCACGCTGACGGTGCCCCTGCGGACGGGGGAGTGGCTCTTCGCGTACACCGACGGGGTCACCGAGACCCGCGACCGCACCGGCACCTTCTACCCGCTCACCGAGCGTGCGGCGCGGCTGCGCACGGACGACCCGATCGCCTTCACCGACACCCTCTGGGACAACCTGCGCGACTACGCGCGCGGCGACATCACGGACGACGTCGCGATGCTCGTCTTCGCCCCCGACCCGCCGGACCTGCCCGACCCGGTGGTGGGACCGGAGGGCGGCGCGGCCTGAGCGGGGGCGCGGGCCCCCGGCCGTCGCGCGCGTACGTCACGCGTCCGCCCGGCCGCGCGACATTCGGCCGCCTCCGACGGTACCCGGCCCCCACGGCACCCGACCGCCCGACCCCCACGGCACCCGGCCCCTACCGCAGCGGCCGGGCACCCCCGTCCCGCCCCCTCACCCCCCGTACCGCTCCCACAGCCGCGGATACCGCGACTCCAGTTCGTCCTCGTCGTCGAGCGGGAACGGCGTGCCCTCGGGCACCTCGGGCTCCGGGGGCAGGCCGAGCGCGGGCAGCGGGGCCCCGGTGAGCTGCTCGTAGGCGTCCTCGGCCGCCTCGCCCAGCTCGCCCGCGTCCCCGTCGATCTCCTCGTCGAAGTCGGGCAGCAGCTCCGCGAGTGAGTCGGCGTCGGCGAGCGCGCCCTCGAAGACGGAGCGGCCCTGCGCGATGAGCCAGCAGCGGAAGTAGTCGAAGCTCTCCTCGTCCGCCCCCTCGGGCGCGGCGAGCAGCACCCCGGCCGCTCCCCACAGCTCCCACGTCCACGCCCGGCGGAAGCGCACCGTGAAATGACGGGCGAAGTCCGCGACCGACTCGGGGTCGAGCTGGAGCAGCCGGTCGACGACCACGTCGGCCTGCTCCTCCGGATCGCCGTCCGCCGCCTCGCGGGCGGAGTCGATGAGCTCCCAGAACTGCGTCTCGTCCATCACCAGCACAGCATCCGCCCTCACCGCGCCCCGCGCACGCCGGGCCGGGCGGGAACGTGCGTTCTGCCCCATACGTGCGGGTACGGACGGCGAGAAAGGGGTACGGGCTCGACGCGGAACCGCGCCCGGCTCAGGCCAGCTCCGCCAGACCGCTCAGCGGGTTCAGCGCGAGCGCCCCGAAGACCGCGCCCTGCGGATCGCTCAGCACGGTGAAGCGGCCCGAGGCGATCGTGCGGGGCGGGACGAGCACGCTGCCGCCCGCCTTGGCACAGCGCGCGGCCGTCGCGTCGCAGTCCGCCGTGGCCACGTACACCATCCAGTGCGGGGGCACGTGCGGCGGGAAGGAGTCGTTCATGCGCAGCAGTCCGCCGAAGGGCTCGTCGTCCACCGTCCACATGCGGTAGCCGTTCTCGTCCGGACTCGTCGTCGCCCAGCCGAGCACGGTCGCGTAGAAGTCGGTCGGCACCGCGGGATCGCGGCTCGCCAGCTCGAACCAGCAGAAACCGCCGATCGCGTTGACGACGCCGAAACCGGGGTGCGCGCGGCGCTGCCACAGCCCGAAGACCGCGCCCGCCGGGTCCGCGCACACCGCGTACCTGCCCTGGTCGAGCATGTCGGAGGGCCCCGCGGTCACCGTCCCGCCCGCGCCCTCGACGCGCGCGGTCACCGCGTCCACGCCCTCGGCCTGGAAGTACGGCAGCCAGGCGGCCGGGCGGTCCGGGCGCGCGGTCGGCGCGAGGCCCCCCACGGTGCGCCCGTCGTCGAGCGCGAAGAGCCCGTAGCCCCGGGCGTCCCGCCCCGGCAGCTCGCCGGACTCCCAGCCGAGGACGGACCGGTAGAAGCGGCGCGCGGCGCTCGTGTCGGGCGTCGTCAGATCGGCCCAGCAGGGCGTCGAGGACACGTTGGCGATCTTCATGGACCGTGCTCCCGCTCCGGTCGGTGGCACGGGCGGCGGCGCGGTGCGCGGGCGCCCTGGGACGAGTCCATTCACGCACGGCTCGGGGAAGCGGGCAAAAGGGCGGACACGGGTACGGGACGGGGCGCGACCCGAAGGCCGCGCCCCGTCCCGTACCGGGGGCTCGGACGCCCCGCCCGGCTCAGAGGCCGTAGCGCTCGCGGGCCTCCTTGACGGCGGCCGGCTTGACCAGGCCGCGGCGGGCGAGCTGGGCGAGCGTCGCGACGACGACGGACTCGGCGTCGACGCCGAAGTAGCGGCGGGCCGCGTCACGCGTGTCGGAGATGCCGAAGCCGTCCGCGCCGAGCGAGGTCCAGTCCTGCTCGACCCACTGCGCGATCTGGTCGGGCACCTGGCGCATGTAGTCGCTCACCGCGACGACCGGGCCCGGCGCCCCGGAGAGGGCGCGCGTCACGTACGGGACGCGCTCCTCGCCGCGCAGCAGCGCCTCGTCCGCCTCCATGGCGTCCCGGCGCAGCTCGCCCCACGAGGTCGCCGACCACACGTCGGCGGCCACGCCCCACTCCTCCGCGAGCATCTTCTGCGCCTTGAGCACCCAGTGGATCGCGGTGCCCGAGGCGAGGAGCTGCGCCCGCGGGGCCTTCTCGCCGAGGCTCAGCCCGGCGGTCTCGGCCGTGTTGAAGCGGTAGAGGCCCTTGAGGATGCCCTCCTCGACGCCCTCGGGCTTCGCCGGCTGCGGCATCGGCTCGTTGTAGACGGTGAGGTAGTAGAAGACGTTCGGGTCCTCGTCCGCCCGCGTCTCGCCGTACATCCGGCGCAGACCGTCCTTGACGATCGCCGCGATCTCGTAGGCGAAGGCCGGGTCGTACGTGAGCGCCGCCGGGTTCGTCGCCGCGATGGCCGGGGAGTGGCCGTCCGCGTGCTGGAGGCCCTCACCCGTCAGGGTCGTGCGCCCCGCCGTGGCACCGACGAGGAAGCCGCGGCCGAGCTGGTCGCCGAGCTGCCACATCTGGTCGCCCGTGCGCTGCCAGCCGAACATCGAGTAGAAGATGTAGAAGGGGATCATCTGCTCGCCGTGCGTCGCGTACGACGTGGCGGCGGCGATGAAGTCCGCCATCGAACCGGCCTCGGTGATGCCCTCGTTGAGGATCTGGCCGTTCTTCGCCTCGCGGTAGTACATGAGCTGGTCGCGGTCGACCGGCTCGTACGTCTGGCCCTTGGGCGAGTAGATCCCGAGGGAAGGGAAGAGCGACTCCATGCCGAAGGTGCGGGCCTCGTCGGGCACGATCGGGACCCAGCGCTTGCCGGTCTCCTTGTCGCGGATGAGGTCCTTCACGAGGCGGACGAACGCCATCGTGGTCGCGACCGGCTGCGTGCCGGAGCCCTTGTCGAAGGCGGCGAACGCCTTGTCGGCGGGGGCGGGCAGCGGCGCGAGCGGCTGCGTGCGGCGGGCCGGGGCGAGACCGCCGAGAGCCGCGCGGCGCTCGTGCAGGTAGCGGACCTCGGGCGAGTCGGCGCCGGGGTGGCCGTAGGGCACCTGGCCGTCGACGAAGGCGGAGTCGGGGATCGGCAGGCCGAGCAGGTCGCGCATGTCCTTGAACTCGTCCACCGTGAGCTTCTTCATCTGGTGGTTGGCGTTCTTGGACTCGAAGCCCTTGCCGAGCGTGTAGCCCTTGACGGTCTGCGCGAGGATGACGGTCGGCCGGCCCTCGTGGGAGAGCGCGGCGCGGTAGGCGGCGTAGACCTTGCGGGGCTCGTGGCCGCCGCGGGAGGTCTTGAAACACTCCAGGATCTTGTCGTCGCTGAGCAGTTTGCCCAGCTCGACGAGGGCCGGCTCGGCGCCGAAGAAGTGCTCGCGGATGTAGGCGACGTCGCGCGTCTGGTACGTCTGGAACTGCGCGTCCGGTACCTCGCGCAGGCGGCGTACGAGCGCGCCCGTCGTGTCGAGCCGGAACAGCTCGTCCCAGGCGGAGCCCCACAGCGTCTTCACGACGTTCCAGCCGGCGCCGCGGAACTCGGCCTCCAGCTCCTGCACGATCTTGAAGTTCGCGCGGACCGGGCCGTCGAGGCGCTGGAGGTTGCAGTTGATGACGAAGGTCAGGTTGTCGAGACCCTCGCGGGCCGCGAGCGTGAGGGCGGCCGTCGACTCGGGCTCGTCCATCTCGCCGTCGCCGAGGAAGGCCCACACGTGCGCGTTCGAGAGGTCCTTGATGCCGCGGCTGGTCAGGTAGCGGTTGAAGCGCGCCTGGTAGATCGCGGAGAGCGGGCCGAGGCCCATCGACACCGTGGGGAACTCCCACAGCCACGGCAGGCGGCGCGGGTGCGGGTAGGACGGCAGTCCCTTGCCGCTCGCCTCCTGCCGGAAGTGGTCGAGGTGCTCCTCGGTGAGGCGGCCGTCGAGGAAGGCGCGGGCGTAGATGCCCGGCGAGGCGTGGCCCTGGACGTAGATCTGGTCGCCGGAGCCGTCGCGCTCCTTGCCGTGGAAGAAGTGGTTGAAGCCGGTCTCGTAGAGCCACGCGGCCGAGGCGAAGGTGGCGATGTGGCCGCCGACGCCGTGCTTCGAGCCGCGCGTCACCATGGCCGCCGCGTTCCAGCGGTTCCACGCGGTGACGCGGGCCTCCATCTCCGGGTCGCCGTCGATCTCGGGCTCGGCGGCCGTGGGGATGGTGTTGAGGTAGTCGGTCTCAAGGAGTTCGGGCAGCGCGAGACCGTTGCCCTCGGCGCGTTCCAGCGTGCGCCGCATCAGGTACGCGGCGCGGTGCGGCCCGGCCGCCTCGGTCACGGCGTCCAGGGACGCCTGCCATTCGGCGGTCTCCTCGGGGTCGCGGTCCGGGAGCTGGTCGAGCTCGCTGGGCTGGATGCGGGTGGGGTCGGTCATGTCGCCGCCTTCCGTGTCGAAGGGGGGTGTTAGCCCTGTGGAGGCAGGACAGGGCGCGGGACTCGGTGGAGTCCGTCGTCGACTGTAAGCCGCTGATCGATGATCGATCAAAGGCTGGGAGGGAAAAAATTGCCCGGAACGGGAAATTGGCATCCAGTGCCCGTCGAATCGGCACCGAGTGTCGCCTGACCTGGGGTGATTTGCCGGACTCGCCGCTCGGGTGGGAGTACGGGACGCTCACGTGAGCCCCGGCCTCACGGCCGCGGCGCGCACCCCAGGACGTGCGCCTTCACCAGCGGCCCGATGTGCGGGTCCCGCGCGCGAAAGGCCCGCACCAACTGCTCGTGCTCCTCCGCGTACGACTGCTGCCGCGTCCCCAGCCAGCGGATCGACAGCGCCGTGAAGACCTCGATCCCCAGCCCCTCCCACGTGTGCAGCAGGACCGCGTTCCCGGCCGCGCCGACCAGGGCGCGGTGGAAGGCGACGGTGTGCCGGACCTGCCCGGTGCCGTCCGAGGCACTGTCGGCCTCGTACAGAGCCGTCACGTGCGGCTCCAGGGCGGAGCAGTCCGTGGCGAGGCGTTCGGCGGCCAGTTCCGCCGCGATCTGTTCGAGCCCGGCCCGCACCGGATAGGACTCCTCCAGGTCGGCCGCCGTGATGTTGCGCACCCGGACGCCCTTGTTCGGCGCCGACTCGATGAGCCGCAGGCTCTCCAGCTCGCGCAGCGCCTCCCGCACCGGCGTCTGCGAGACCTCCAGCTCGACGGCGATGCGCCGCTCCACGATCCGTTCGCCCGGCTTCCAGCGACCGCTCACGATCCCTTCCACGATGTGCTCGCGGATCTGGTCACGCAGCGAATGGACGACGGGCGCGGTCATGGGGGCTCCTACGACTCCTTCGACAGGGTGTCGGTACGAACCATACGGCGGCGCCCCCGCCCGGACATGGTCCGGACGGGGGCGCCGTGGGTGAGGAACCTTACAGACGGCGGCGGTGCGCCACCCTCCGTGCTCCCCGGGCCGCTGCGGTATGCACCGGTCCGTGCGGGAAGGTCACAGACCCAGCTCGACCTCGAACTCCCCGGCCTCCAGGATCGCCTTGACGGTCCCGAGGTAGCGGGCGGCGTCGGCGCCGTCCACCAGGCGGTGGTCGTAGGAGAGCGACAGGTACGTCATGTCGCGCACGCCGATGACGGTGCCCTCGGCCGTCTCGATGACGGCCGGGCGCTTGACGGTCGCGCCGATGCCGAGGATCGCCACCTGGTTCGGTGGGACGATCACGGTGTCGAAGAGCGCGCCGCGCGAACCCGTGTTGCTGATCGTGAAGGTCGCACCCGACATGTCGTCGGGGGTCAGGCCGCCACCGCGCGCCTTGCCGGCGATCTCGGCGGTCTTCTTCGCGATCCCGGCGAGGTTCAGGTCGCCCGCACCCTTGATGACCGGCGTCATCAGGCCCTTCTCGGCGTCCACGGCGATGCCGATGTTCTCCGAGTCGAAGTACGTGACGGTGCCCTCGTCCTCGTTGAGGCGGGCGTTGACGACCGGGTGGGCCTTGAGCGCCTGCGCGGCGGCCTTCACGTAGAAGGGCATCGGCGAGAGCTTGACGCCCTCGCGCGCGGCGAAGGAGTCCTTGGCCTGCGCGCGCAGCTTCATGAGCCGCGTCACGTCGACCTCGACGACCGTGGTGAGCTGCGCCTGCGAGTGCAGGGCCTTCATCATGTTGTCGCCGATGACCTTGCGCATGCGGGTCAGCTTCACGGTCTGGCCGCGCAGCGGCGAGACCTCCAGCTTCGGCGCCTGCTTGCCCGCGGGGGCGGCGGGGGCGGCGGCGGCCGGAGCGGGCTGCGCCTTGGCCTTGGCGGCCTCGGCGGCGGCGAGCACGTCCTGCTTGCGGATACGGCCACCGACACCGGAGCCCTTGACCGAGGAGAGGTCCACGCCCTGCTCGTGCGCGAGCTTGCGCACCAGCGGGGTCACGTAGGCACCCTCGTCGCTCGCCGAAGCGGCGGCGGGCGCGGGAGCCTGCGCGGCCGGGGCGGGCTGCGCGGGGGCGGGCGCCGGGGCGGCGGGCTGCGGGGCCGGCGCGGGCGCCGGGGCGGCCTGCTGCGGCGCGGGCTGCGGGGCCGGGGCGGGGGCCGGGGCCTCCTGCTTCGGCGCCTCCTGCTTGGGGGCCTCCTGCTGGGGAGCCTCCTGCTTCGGGGCCTCCTGCGCCGGGGCGGGCTGCTCCGGGGCCGGGGCGGCGGCCGGGGCGGCGCCGGGCTGACCGATGACGGCGAGCTTCGCGCCGACCTCGGCGGTCTCGTCCTCGGCGACGGTGATCTCCAGGAGGACACCAGCGGCCGGGGAGGGGATCTCGGTGTCGACCTTGTCGGTCGAGACCTCAAGCAGCGGCTCGTCGGCCTCGACCGAGTCGC comes from Streptomyces sp. Tu6071 and encodes:
- a CDS encoding VOC family protein, giving the protein MKIANVSSTPCWADLTTPDTSAARRFYRSVLGWESGELPGRDARGYGLFALDDGRTVGGLAPTARPDRPAAWLPYFQAEGVDAVTARVEGAGGTVTAGPSDMLDQGRYAVCADPAGAVFGLWQRRAHPGFGVVNAIGGFCWFELASRDPAVPTDFYATVLGWATTSPDENGYRMWTVDDEPFGGLLRMNDSFPPHVPPHWMVYVATADCDATAARCAKAGGSVLVPPRTIASGRFTVLSDPQGAVFGALALNPLSGLAELA
- a CDS encoding DUF4240 domain-containing protein; amino-acid sequence: MDETQFWELIDSAREAADGDPEEQADVVVDRLLQLDPESVADFARHFTVRFRRAWTWELWGAAGVLLAAPEGADEESFDYFRCWLIAQGRSVFEGALADADSLAELLPDFDEEIDGDAGELGEAAEDAYEQLTGAPLPALGLPPEPEVPEGTPFPLDDEDELESRYPRLWERYGG
- a CDS encoding GntR family transcriptional regulator, which produces MTAPVVHSLRDQIREHIVEGIVSGRWKPGERIVERRIAVELEVSQTPVREALRELESLRLIESAPNKGVRVRNITAADLEESYPVRAGLEQIAAELAAERLATDCSALEPHVTALYEADSASDGTGQVRHTVAFHRALVGAAGNAVLLHTWEGLGIEVFTALSIRWLGTRQQSYAEEHEQLVRAFRARDPHIGPLVKAHVLGCAPRP
- the sucB gene encoding 2-oxoglutarate dehydrogenase, E2 component, dihydrolipoamide succinyltransferase — its product is MPVSVTLPALGESVTEGTVTRWLKAEGERVEADEPLLEVSTDKVDTEIPSPAAGVLSSIKVAEDETVEVGAELALIDDGSGAPAEAPAQEAAPAAEPEQPAQAAPSTEAEAPAPAPTAEAAAGSGSAEGTDVVLPALGESVTEGTVTRWLKEVGDSVEADEPLLEVSTDKVDTEIPSPAAGVLLEITVAEDETAEVGAKLAVIGQPGAAPAAAPAPEQPAPAQEAPKQEAPQQEAPKQEAPKQEAPAPAPAPQPAPQQAAPAPAPAPQPAAPAPAPAQPAPAAQAPAPAAASASDEGAYVTPLVRKLAHEQGVDLSSVKGSGVGGRIRKQDVLAAAEAAKAKAQPAPAAAAPAAPAGKQAPKLEVSPLRGQTVKLTRMRKVIGDNMMKALHSQAQLTTVVEVDVTRLMKLRAQAKDSFAAREGVKLSPMPFYVKAAAQALKAHPVVNARLNEDEGTVTYFDSENIGIAVDAEKGLMTPVIKGAGDLNLAGIAKKTAEIAGKARGGGLTPDDMSGATFTISNTGSRGALFDTVIVPPNQVAILGIGATVKRPAVIETAEGTVIGVRDMTYLSLSYDHRLVDGADAARYLGTVKAILEAGEFEVELGL
- the aceE gene encoding pyruvate dehydrogenase (acetyl-transferring), homodimeric type, which translates into the protein MTDPTRIQPSELDQLPDRDPEETAEWQASLDAVTEAAGPHRAAYLMRRTLERAEGNGLALPELLETDYLNTIPTAAEPEIDGDPEMEARVTAWNRWNAAAMVTRGSKHGVGGHIATFASAAWLYETGFNHFFHGKERDGSGDQIYVQGHASPGIYARAFLDGRLTEEHLDHFRQEASGKGLPSYPHPRRLPWLWEFPTVSMGLGPLSAIYQARFNRYLTSRGIKDLSNAHVWAFLGDGEMDEPESTAALTLAAREGLDNLTFVINCNLQRLDGPVRANFKIVQELEAEFRGAGWNVVKTLWGSAWDELFRLDTTGALVRRLREVPDAQFQTYQTRDVAYIREHFFGAEPALVELGKLLSDDKILECFKTSRGGHEPRKVYAAYRAALSHEGRPTVILAQTVKGYTLGKGFESKNANHQMKKLTVDEFKDMRDLLGLPIPDSAFVDGQVPYGHPGADSPEVRYLHERRAALGGLAPARRTQPLAPLPAPADKAFAAFDKGSGTQPVATTMAFVRLVKDLIRDKETGKRWVPIVPDEARTFGMESLFPSLGIYSPKGQTYEPVDRDQLMYYREAKNGQILNEGITEAGSMADFIAAATSYATHGEQMIPFYIFYSMFGWQRTGDQMWQLGDQLGRGFLVGATAGRTTLTGEGLQHADGHSPAIAATNPAALTYDPAFAYEIAAIVKDGLRRMYGETRADEDPNVFYYLTVYNEPMPQPAKPEGVEEGILKGLYRFNTAETAGLSLGEKAPRAQLLASGTAIHWVLKAQKMLAEEWGVAADVWSATSWGELRRDAMEADEALLRGEERVPYVTRALSGAPGPVVAVSDYMRQVPDQIAQWVEQDWTSLGADGFGISDTRDAARRYFGVDAESVVVATLAQLARRGLVKPAAVKEARERYGL